A stretch of the Comamonas testosteroni TK102 genome encodes the following:
- the mraZ gene encoding division/cell wall cluster transcriptional repressor MraZ: protein MFQGASSLNLDGKGRLSVPTRHRDALLSLAEGQVTFTKHPDGCLLLFPRPEWLQFRERVAQLPITAQWWKRIFLGNAMDAEMDATGRLLISPELREATGLTKEVLMLGMGAHFEVWDKATYEMREAEARQQPMPAAFQDFVL from the coding sequence GTGTTTCAAGGGGCGTCTTCGCTGAATCTCGATGGAAAGGGGCGGCTTTCAGTGCCGACCCGGCATCGTGACGCCCTTTTGTCCTTGGCTGAGGGGCAGGTCACTTTCACCAAGCATCCCGATGGCTGTCTGTTGCTGTTTCCGCGCCCCGAGTGGCTGCAGTTTCGCGAGCGTGTCGCGCAACTGCCCATTACGGCTCAGTGGTGGAAGCGGATTTTTCTGGGCAATGCCATGGATGCGGAGATGGATGCAACCGGTCGGCTGCTGATTTCGCCCGAGTTGCGTGAGGCCACAGGTCTGACCAAAGAGGTCTTGATGCTGGGCATGGGGGCGCATTTCGAGGTCTGGGACAAGGCCACTTATGAAATGCGCGAAGCGGAAGCGCGCCAGCAACCGATGCCGGCGGCTTTCCAGGATTTTGTTTTGTAG
- a CDS encoding peptidoglycan D,D-transpeptidase FtsI family protein, with the protein MTRSVLYTTSPLLASKTPLWRSKFIVAALALGFVGLGARAAYVQVFGNDFFKRQGLVRFARTLELPANRGRLLDRNGLILASSVPAASIWAIPEDVDLKDPDVQQKLKEVARLMDMPLRSLMEKLDVEDKTFVWVKRQLDWDVGQKIVALNIKGIYNRKEYKRQYPEGESAAHIVGFTNVEDHGQEGMELAFDKELAGRPGSRRVIKDRLGRVVEGVGEEVPPQDGQDIQLSIDSKVQYYAYQKLKQQVESQKAKAGSVVVMDAHTGELLALANYPSYDPGHRKNLTGEQLRNRALTDTFEPGSTMKPITIATALELRRVKPSTIIDTSPGRYTVTGSTITDTHNYGALTVEGVIQKSSNVGATKVAQRLSPQEMWEYFSALGFGQKPQIQFPGAVSGRLRAWKTWKPIEQATMSYGYGLSASLFQMARSYTVFSNEGNVIPSTILKTTEPPVGVRVISKENAEAVLHMLRMAAGPGGTGQKAQAEGYTIGGKSGTARKQVGKSYAAGKYRAWFTGIAPIDKPRIIVAVMVDEPTAGSYYGGTVAGPVFADVVQQTLRFMGVQPDKEVKPQIVAAPAEEPVL; encoded by the coding sequence ATGACACGCAGCGTGCTCTACACCACCAGTCCACTGCTGGCCTCCAAGACGCCGCTGTGGCGCAGCAAGTTCATCGTGGCTGCGCTGGCGCTGGGCTTTGTGGGCCTGGGCGCGCGTGCCGCCTATGTGCAGGTGTTCGGCAACGACTTCTTCAAGCGCCAGGGTCTGGTGCGCTTTGCGCGTACCCTGGAGCTGCCGGCCAACCGTGGCCGTTTGCTGGATCGCAACGGCCTGATCCTGGCATCCAGCGTGCCGGCGGCCAGCATCTGGGCCATTCCGGAAGATGTGGATCTGAAGGATCCCGACGTGCAGCAAAAGCTCAAGGAGGTGGCGCGTCTCATGGACATGCCGCTGCGCTCCCTGATGGAGAAGCTGGATGTCGAGGACAAGACCTTCGTCTGGGTCAAGCGTCAGCTGGACTGGGACGTGGGCCAGAAGATCGTGGCGCTCAATATCAAGGGCATCTACAACCGCAAGGAATACAAGCGCCAGTATCCCGAAGGAGAGTCGGCTGCGCATATCGTGGGCTTCACCAATGTGGAAGACCATGGTCAGGAAGGCATGGAGCTGGCCTTTGACAAGGAACTGGCGGGGCGGCCCGGTTCGCGTCGCGTGATCAAGGACCGCCTGGGCCGTGTGGTCGAAGGCGTGGGCGAGGAGGTGCCGCCCCAGGATGGCCAGGACATTCAGCTGTCCATCGACAGCAAGGTGCAGTACTACGCCTACCAGAAGCTCAAGCAGCAGGTGGAGTCGCAAAAAGCCAAGGCCGGCAGCGTCGTGGTGATGGATGCGCACACCGGCGAGCTGCTGGCCCTGGCGAACTATCCCAGCTATGACCCCGGCCACCGCAAGAACCTGACGGGCGAGCAGCTGCGCAATCGCGCGCTGACCGACACCTTCGAGCCTGGCTCGACCATGAAGCCCATCACCATTGCCACGGCACTGGAGCTCAGGCGCGTCAAGCCGTCCACCATCATCGATACCTCACCCGGCCGCTATACGGTGACGGGTTCCACCATCACCGACACGCACAACTACGGCGCGCTGACGGTGGAGGGCGTGATCCAGAAGTCCAGCAACGTGGGTGCAACCAAGGTCGCGCAAAGGCTGTCGCCCCAGGAGATGTGGGAGTACTTCAGCGCTCTGGGCTTTGGCCAGAAGCCGCAGATTCAGTTTCCGGGCGCGGTCTCGGGGCGTCTGCGTGCCTGGAAGACCTGGAAGCCCATCGAGCAGGCCACCATGTCCTATGGCTATGGCCTGTCGGCCTCGTTGTTCCAGATGGCGCGCTCCTATACCGTGTTCTCCAACGAGGGCAATGTCATTCCCTCGACGATTCTGAAAACGACCGAGCCTCCCGTGGGAGTGCGCGTGATCTCCAAGGAAAACGCCGAGGCGGTGCTGCACATGCTGCGCATGGCTGCAGGCCCTGGCGGTACCGGCCAGAAGGCCCAGGCCGAGGGCTACACCATCGGCGGCAAATCGGGCACTGCCCGCAAGCAGGTGGGCAAGAGCTATGCCGCGGGCAAGTACCGTGCCTGGTTCACGGGCATCGCCCCCATCGACAAGCCGCGCATTATCGTGGCCGTGATGGTGGACGAGCCTACGGCCGGTTCCTACTACGGCGGCACGGTGGCCGGTCCCGTGTTTGCGGACGTGGTCCAGCAGACATTGCGTTTCATGGGCGTTCAGCCCGACAAGGAAGTCAAGCCTCAGATCGTGGCTGCACCCGCTGAGGAGCCTGTGCTATGA
- the rsmH gene encoding 16S rRNA (cytosine(1402)-N(4))-methyltransferase RsmH translates to MNQPLQHITVLLDEAVDALLGGAAEPPAGQWVDATFGRGGHSRLILRRLGPDGRLIAFDKDPDAIAEAARITDARFSIRHEGFRHLSELPEGSVQGVLMDLGVSSPQIDNPDRGFSFRFDGPLDMRMDTTRGQSVAEWLEDAEVQQIAEVIRDYGEERFAGPIAKAIVARRESQGPLRTTAELAQLVAGAVKTREAGQNPATRTFQALRIFINAELQELEQALEASLRVLAPGGRLAVISFHSLEDRIVKQFIAKHSKEVYDRRAPFAPPTPMRLKALERIKPSAAEVAANPRSRSAVMRVAERTEVPA, encoded by the coding sequence GTGAATCAGCCGTTGCAACATATCACCGTCTTGCTGGACGAGGCAGTGGACGCCCTGCTGGGTGGTGCCGCTGAGCCGCCTGCCGGCCAGTGGGTCGATGCGACGTTCGGTCGGGGCGGTCATTCTCGGCTCATTTTGCGAAGGCTGGGGCCGGACGGGCGTCTGATTGCGTTCGACAAAGACCCGGACGCAATTGCTGAGGCGGCGCGCATCACCGATGCGCGTTTTTCGATTCGGCATGAAGGATTTCGCCATCTGAGCGAGCTGCCCGAAGGCAGTGTGCAAGGGGTGTTGATGGACCTGGGCGTGAGCTCGCCCCAGATCGACAACCCGGACCGGGGCTTCAGCTTCCGCTTTGATGGCCCCCTCGACATGCGCATGGACACCACGCGTGGTCAAAGCGTTGCCGAGTGGCTTGAAGACGCGGAAGTGCAGCAGATTGCGGAGGTGATACGTGACTACGGCGAAGAACGGTTTGCTGGCCCCATTGCAAAGGCGATTGTTGCTAGGCGCGAAAGCCAGGGCCCATTACGCACCACTGCCGAGCTGGCCCAACTCGTGGCTGGCGCGGTCAAGACCCGCGAGGCTGGGCAGAACCCGGCAACACGGACCTTCCAGGCTCTTCGGATTTTCATCAATGCCGAACTTCAGGAGCTTGAGCAGGCGCTAGAAGCCAGTCTGCGCGTGCTGGCGCCAGGCGGACGCTTGGCCGTGATCAGCTTCCACTCGCTGGAAGATCGCATCGTCAAGCAGTTCATTGCCAAGCATTCCAAGGAAGTCTACGACCGCCGTGCGCCGTTTGCTCCCCCTACACCGATGCGGCTGAAGGCGCTGGAGCGCATCAAGCCCAGTGCTGCCGAGGTGGCTGCCAATCCGCGCTCGCGCTCTGCTGTGATGCGCGTCGCCGAGCGCACCGAGGTGCCTGCATGA
- the ftsL gene encoding cell division protein FtsL: MLRINLLLLLAVMTSAIFLVHTQYESRRLFTELDRAEAEARRLATDQLRLQVEKRAQATPQRIETLAREKLQMKPASPAITQYVQESAAGAAR, from the coding sequence ATGCTGCGCATAAACCTGCTGCTGCTGCTGGCGGTCATGACCAGCGCCATTTTTCTGGTGCATACCCAGTATGAGTCGCGTCGCCTGTTCACCGAGCTGGACCGCGCCGAGGCAGAGGCGCGTCGTCTGGCGACCGACCAACTGCGCCTGCAGGTGGAAAAGCGTGCTCAGGCCACGCCTCAGCGCATCGAGACCTTGGCGCGCGAAAAGCTGCAGATGAAGCCCGCTTCGCCCGCGATCACCCAGTATGTGCAGGAATCTGCTGCGGGAGCGGCGCGATGA